The Sesamum indicum cultivar Zhongzhi No. 13 linkage group LG6, S_indicum_v1.0, whole genome shotgun sequence genomic interval TTATGGTCCCAGTTGTGGCAGACGAAATAGTCGCATTTGCTAAAACGGAAGGTTATAAGGCACCAGAGCTCCAGcaaatgaaaaaatgcaattccaGGACCGATGTTTATGCATTTGGGATCCTATTACTGGAGATTTTGTTGGGGAAAAAGCCCGGTAAAAGTTCAAGGACCGGTGAGTTTGTTGACCTGCCTTCATTGGTCAAAGTGGCTGTTTTGGAGGAAACGACGATGGAGATTTTTGATGTGGAGCTCTTGAAGGGCATAAGGAATCCAATGGAAGAAGGGCTAGTTCAGATATTGAAGCTGGCAATGGGGTGCTGTGCCCCAGTGACCTCTGTTAGGCCGGCGATGGATGAGATTGTAAGGCAGCTGGAGGAGAATAGACCGAGGAATAGGTCTGCTCTGTACAGCCCGGCGGAAACTCGAAGTGGAAGTGTTACTCCTTTCTGAACTATTTCTTCTTTCACTGAATAgtgaatttcattaattaaggTATAATGTTCAGTTCTAGTAAGGTTGAAAAGGTAGATGGTTATGAGTTTCTTGTATTGGTTTTGagtctttatttctttcaagAATGTGGACTCTAAGATTTTGCAATATATGATGTCAAAACATCGTATTGGGTAAAACTTTATCCATGATTCAGTTTCATGTGTAGTAATGGGCTCAAGTGTAATAcagaataaaattcaaattaccaCATTGATGAGGACAAAATCCGGCCAAGAATTGTGGCATCCAGGAACTACTGCCCTAAACTTTCAAAATGGATTTTCTACTGTGATTGATCTTGAGCTCGTCCCAAGCCCCTTTAATTACTGGCCCGGAAAGGGTATGAAACTGGTGTGCCTGTTCACATGTCTGCCCATCTTCTCGCAGGATTGTCACATGGGCTGCATGCTGATATTATTCTTGGTTCGTGCAGAACccataaaaatttgaaggaaaatagaaagaaaaagatactGCATTACTAATGGCAATGGGAGTATATTAACCGACAAAATTTGCAAAGAGATGACAAACGATAATTGCATTACAATATAATGATAACAGCATTTCTTGAAGCTACAGTTTTTTCATTGCATCTTTCTACCTAAGTACATACATAGACAGACTCGGACTAAAATGAGACATTGGTGAGAAGAGGGCCAAGAGATTTGACACTTAAACTGAGAGAGAGCAAACAGGATTCATCATGaggggaagaaaaaatgaaataacatGAACAACGCATCTGCGCCTGCTCCAAAGACCTTGTATATTTCGGTTTGAAGCAGGCCGAGGTTGATCGATGTAAGAATAAGACAAGGGGAGTAGTGAAACATTCAAATAAGAAACTGAAGGAGGATGGGTTAAAAATGACTAGATTTTGACTATACTGATAGAAGAATTTTAAGGGATTTGTAAAGAATATAAtgttgttttattgattttgaatgatattctataaatattaGATGAGGTCATCATCAGCACTGGACGCCTTTGCGGCAATGAAGTACCCCAGCCTCAGCCGTGAGGGTTGCTACTAAGGAAGAGGATTTGGCTGCTAGACTTGAGGCCCTGGCGTAGTTGGCAGCTGCACCACGACCCGATGGGGTGAAATAGGCGCCGTTTAGCAGAAGATCACCCTCTGATCTCCAGTTCCAGCCCTTCCATCTATGGTCATCCGCATTCACTATTCGCTTTGTTATCTATAACAAGAATGTTTACACGTTAGGTAGGTGAAATCAGAGTAATGTTTGAAATCTGTGAtaactttttccttttgttttaatCTGAAGACAAACCTCTTTAGCAAAAGGGTTATTTGGGGCAAGAAATCTGTTGCCTTGGCTGTTGATGGTGGGATTAGCACTGCCACCAATTGCATACATCCCCCATGAAGTGTAATCATTGTTTACCACATGGAAATACCCATGTCTACACCTGGAAATTTAAGATTCTTCATCCAGTTAACACATTTTAACAGTTGAAGCTCTAAATAATGTCAGTTCAATCGGAAAAGTGCTAAATTTCAGTTTTAGTCCCTGAAGTCCATCTTAGTAACGCattctgaattttctattataaatttcttgtattatactttatatatacatgttacACATACAaagttaatttgaattttaccccaagaagaaacaaagaaaataaaaaaatgagaggacTCTGGTAATTTACCTAGGCATTCTTTGGGTTAGGCCCTCTCCGAAATGGTTGTAGGCAACAGTCACCTGCATAACCTTATCTCTCGAGTACGAATCACTGTGTCCCAATAACATAACCTGTTCACGAGTAACACACCAGAATATTCAATCttcaaacttatttaattCATCAGCTATAATTTTGAAACGGACATAGATAGAAACTGGAGAGAAATTTACCTCATTGTGATGACTGAAGTAATTGTTAGAAATGGTAATCGCAGTGGACCCCATGATAGCATCAATCAGCCCATCAGAACAGCTCGACAGCGAATTGTGATCAATCCAAATGTGACTCGACCCAAAAATCGAAATCCCATCGCCATCAGCCCTGGTCCTCCATCCGTAATGCGAAGGAGAACTCCGCACCATAGCGTTGCCCGTTGGCTTGCAATCGTGAATATGGAGCCCGTGGATGATAATATTCGTCACAAATTGAATGGTTAAGCATGCGCCATTGGCGATGTGGACATTGGCTCCGCGCCCGTCAATGGTCTTGAAGCTGTTCATGATTAGCTCTTGCTTTAGTGTGATAACCATGTCACGTTTGAAGACGATCCAGAGAGGCCGGTCCTGAATCACGGCGTGGCGGAGGGTGCCTGGTCGGGGGTTAACGGGGTCGTCATCGCTGGGGTCGGTGACTACGTAATATCTGCCATCTCTGCCGCCGACGGCGTTCCGGCCGAAGCCTATGGCGCAGTCAGCCAGGCGCCTGCGGTGGCGTATCCAGTTGCGATCGCACCGCCAGCAGTCATCTATGGGGTTTCCCGTTCCGCATGACAAGAATCCCAGCTTCCTTCTCTCCGTGCTGTTCCGGATGGTCCTGGATTTTATtaaccattttttaaaattcggaataaatcaattttgtaGTTTTTCAAGCAGTAACAGAGCAATGCAACTGCAAATATCAATACCTATCAAAGAGAAAATGtcattgaataattttttaataacttaCCCACCCGGATGGTGAAAGTTTATCTgtttttatcatgattttacaaattattttctatctcATCTTATATACTAAACTAATCACAATAGTTATAActtatatactaatttgtttctaaaaatagaaaaaaaggtgaattaattttaataagaaaaggGTAACACCACTCCCATTATGCTAAATCAAAGGTTACATCTTTCCATGTCGGATGTATGTAACTATTCATTTACCAACACTAAGCTATACTGTTTGGGTGGTTTCTACGCGGTGGCCAACTTTAATAGGGCCAAGTAAACGGCATCAACAATTCATTCGAAATGCAATGCAGTATGAGGAGTGGACCCGCCTACATACTACTTCAAGGAAATGGTGTGACAAAGTCCAAATCAATTAAGAAAGGGTAAATTAACAGCAACAGACATATACGGACCATACGGAAACTGCATCATCTCGTCAGTACAATAGACAGTTGGAAATAAATGTAGAATTGAATTGAAAGGCGTCGGTGGAGGACTAATCCTGAAGAGACAAGGGTCATTTATTTTGGTCATAGTCTCATGCTAGTGTCAGTACATCCAGCCATGCTAATCTGGTTTTTCTCGACCTTGCGCATTCTTGCCAGGCTGGGTCGGAGAAAGAACAAGATTTATGTGGCCTACCCCCATCCCCAAATCAGTAGAGTTTGGCAGAAACTATTCTGCATAATCGGTTGTACGAGAAATTCTAGTCTAAAATGGCCAAACAATCACATGGAGagtgaattttgtttttaatttaaaaagaatgaatGATAACAGGACTAATGCCTTTTTACTTGCCATGTAATCAATTGAACTTTTGGCCAAACTGGTTTGGACTTGCAACACTCATCCAGCCCAACAACACAACTCTAGGTCGCAGTCACTTCTCTACTTAATAGTTTCACATCGATTCGAGACGGATGAAGAATTTCACTGCTAGAGTTAATTGTGGAGACAAATGGTACCACATAACTTATGCCATCGCATATGAAATCACAGAAAGAGACATCTGAGGGGTTGCAGGGTACAAGCATGATTTCACAAAAAGGAATTTGTAAAAGATTTTGGGGTAGGTAGGAAATGCCAGACATGAAAGGGACACTGTGGAAGAAGATGTAGAGATAGTGAGGGTTTGCTTTCAAGTTTCGGTACTTGTTTGTTACATCCAAAATGATCAATAATTGGAAACACATGATTTCTGGAGGAGAATTCgtatatgtttaaattaagCGGTTGCAGCTTATTTTGCAGTTTTAGAACTGAGAAACCGAGTGAAAATTAATAACTGTTAGCAGTTACAAGGAGAAAGGGACTTACATATCAACCATGGCAGCGACAGCTTCCGGATCATCTACAGCATGTTCGTGCTTAAACTTAATATCTTGAGACCTGCAAATAGACGGAAATTGGTTAAAAATAATCAGGTGGGCGTACATACCCTAACTATT includes:
- the LOC105163500 gene encoding probable pectate lyase 8 gives rise to the protein MKSLRNSTMPDRSQDIKFKHEHAVDDPEAVAAMVDMTIRNSTERRKLGFLSCGTGNPIDDCWRCDRNWIRHRRRLADCAIGFGRNAVGGRDGRYYVVTDPSDDDPVNPRPGTLRHAVIQDRPLWIVFKRDMVITLKQELIMNSFKTIDGRGANVHIANGACLTIQFVTNIIIHGLHIHDCKPTGNAMVRSSPSHYGWRTRADGDGISIFGSSHIWIDHNSLSSCSDGLIDAIMGSTAITISNNYFSHHNEVMLLGHSDSYSRDKVMQVTVAYNHFGEGLTQRMPRCRHGYFHVVNNDYTSWGMYAIGGSANPTINSQGNRFLAPNNPFAKEITKRIVNADDHRWKGWNWRSEGDLLLNGAYFTPSGRGAAANYARASSLAAKSSSLVATLTAEAGVLHCRKGVQC